A genomic region of Porticoccaceae bacterium LTM1 contains the following coding sequences:
- a CDS encoding PepSY domain-containing protein — translation MKAQILWRKVHHWGAIIVALPLLVMIAAGILLMLKKDLDWIQPPTQKGIERAMVPTQSFEQLFAVVSAIPEMNVTHWSELERVDVKPGKGVVKFVAANNWEAQVDTHTGELLMLAKRRSDVIEAIHDGSWFAGWAKLWLFLPAGVVLLILWITGIYLFVLPHYKKVQKRKRLEAKQQT, via the coding sequence ATGAAAGCTCAGATACTCTGGCGAAAAGTCCACCACTGGGGGGCGATAATTGTTGCATTGCCGCTGTTGGTAATGATTGCTGCCGGTATCCTGTTGATGCTGAAAAAAGATCTTGACTGGATTCAGCCCCCCACCCAGAAAGGCATTGAACGTGCGATGGTGCCAACCCAGAGCTTCGAGCAACTATTTGCAGTGGTGTCTGCCATTCCGGAGATGAACGTAACTCACTGGTCCGAGCTGGAACGTGTTGATGTTAAGCCGGGCAAGGGGGTGGTGAAATTTGTTGCTGCCAATAATTGGGAAGCCCAGGTAGACACCCATACGGGTGAGTTGCTGATGCTGGCTAAACGCCGCTCCGATGTCATTGAGGCGATACATGACGGCAGCTGGTTTGCTGGTTGGGCAAAGTTATGGCTGTTCTTGCCGGCGGGTGTAGTGTTATTGATATTGTGGATTACCGGTATTTACCTGTTTGTTTTGCCTCATTACAAAAAAGTGCAAAAGCGGAAGCGGCTGGAAGCGAAACAGCAGACATAA